The proteins below come from a single Pseudomonas chlororaphis genomic window:
- a CDS encoding InaA protein, giving the protein MVVQVAEASGIPRDSFDYFWSLQGEWVEEPNVRRGGESGVQRITSKDGELLYAKRQTGHIYRSWLHPFGRPTVLREQDALLALPRLNVRVPELVFCGAQPDPEHKWRALLVTRALEGFEEIEHWYAGGGRERHGEAVHDQILQELAGNLARMHRGRWQHSCIYIKHVFVRVTGEGEAAKPEVALLDLEKCRRRMTARQAASHDMKQLRRHSSFSDADWKKLVYFYETAFGSAIKGL; this is encoded by the coding sequence ATGGTTGTGCAGGTAGCAGAGGCATCAGGTATCCCCCGCGACAGTTTCGATTATTTTTGGAGCTTGCAGGGTGAGTGGGTGGAGGAGCCCAACGTACGACGTGGCGGCGAGAGCGGCGTACAACGGATCACCAGCAAGGACGGCGAGTTGCTGTATGCCAAGCGCCAGACCGGGCACATCTATCGCAGTTGGCTGCACCCGTTCGGGCGTCCGACGGTATTACGCGAGCAGGACGCGCTCCTGGCGTTGCCTCGACTCAATGTCCGGGTGCCCGAGCTGGTGTTCTGTGGAGCCCAGCCGGACCCCGAGCATAAATGGCGGGCGTTATTGGTGACCCGTGCGCTCGAAGGTTTCGAGGAGATCGAACACTGGTATGCCGGTGGCGGTCGCGAGCGTCATGGCGAAGCGGTGCATGACCAGATCCTCCAGGAACTGGCCGGGAACCTGGCCCGCATGCACAGGGGGCGTTGGCAACACAGCTGCATCTACATCAAGCACGTCTTCGTGCGCGTGACTGGGGAGGGCGAGGCGGCCAAGCCGGAGGTGGCGCTGCTGGACCTGGAGAAGTGCCGCCGGCGCATGACGGCCCGGCAGGCGGCCTCCCATGACATGAAGCAGTTGCGGCGCCATTCGTCGTTCAGCGACGCCGACTGGAAAAAACTCGTCTACTTTTACGAGACGGCGTTTGGCAGCGCTATCAAAGGTTTATAG
- a CDS encoding SAM-dependent methyltransferase, whose amino-acid sequence MSKPIKLDFSEKYDEQHARKYFHKHRSGMSRRLSNQRDQQLARRALALVGDPGLVLDLPCGAGRFWPLLAEKPNRVIIGADNSEAMLKTAMTSQPADVVKRVQPLHTSAFDIALPDNAVDSIFCMRLLHHIGESAHRLAILKEFERVSRDSVIVSLWVDGNFKAWKRKRQERTRGQKDYQNRFVLPVATVEEEFRQAGFRIQERLDFLPLYAMWRVYVLRKR is encoded by the coding sequence ATGTCCAAACCCATCAAGCTGGATTTTTCCGAGAAATACGACGAGCAGCATGCTCGCAAATATTTCCATAAGCATCGCAGCGGCATGAGCCGTCGCCTGTCCAACCAGCGGGATCAACAGCTGGCTCGCCGAGCGTTGGCGCTTGTCGGCGATCCGGGGCTGGTGTTGGACCTGCCTTGCGGTGCCGGGCGTTTCTGGCCTTTGCTGGCCGAAAAACCGAACCGGGTGATCATCGGCGCCGACAATTCCGAGGCCATGCTCAAGACGGCCATGACATCTCAACCGGCCGATGTGGTGAAACGGGTACAACCCTTGCACACATCTGCGTTCGACATTGCCTTGCCTGATAACGCCGTCGACAGCATTTTTTGCATGCGGCTGCTGCACCACATCGGTGAATCCGCGCACCGCCTGGCGATCCTCAAGGAATTCGAGCGGGTCAGCCGCGACAGCGTGATTGTTTCATTGTGGGTCGACGGTAATTTCAAGGCCTGGAAACGCAAGCGCCAGGAACGCACCCGTGGGCAGAAAGACTACCAAAATCGATTTGTGTTACCGGTTGCTACAGTAGAAGAGGAATTTCGCCAGGCTGGGTTCCGTATTCAGGAACGACTGGATTTCCTACCGCTCTATGCCATGTGGCGAGTTTATGTATTACGCAAGAGGTAA
- a CDS encoding histidine kinase — protein sequence MEFKQSLAQRIIIAFALMSALVAGAFAMGIVATVHLVEEKLISAGLGGDLQRLLLMDSVSDWNHRPEPDQLFYFSGGPGDFELPKDLRHLERGFHEVFREQLSYHAMVEIVDGRHYVLLQDQSDFEERERVLFAVVLVGFVLSLALAVFLGWVLARRVMAPVVRLARQVRHRDQLLGLAPPLAPDYAADEVGELAVAFDATLGQLRQALTRERLFTSDVSHELRTPLMVLATSCELLLENPALDQRGRTQVERINRASEEMRELVQTFLMLARARREDNGMSPRATLAQVAENLLGVWRAPIESKGLTLIFEPGQTLETLYNATFLTAVMGNLLRNALHYTDQGFIRLSLTATGFVVEDSGVGIPEEKREAMFEPFVRGNEQRGEGLGLGLSLVQRICENQGWTVSLSTMEPNGCRFEVQLNPTG from the coding sequence ATGGAGTTTAAGCAAAGCCTTGCCCAGCGGATCATCATCGCCTTTGCGTTGATGAGCGCATTGGTGGCAGGGGCGTTCGCCATGGGGATCGTGGCGACGGTCCACCTGGTTGAAGAAAAACTGATTTCCGCCGGGCTCGGTGGCGACCTGCAGCGCCTGTTGTTGATGGACAGCGTCTCGGACTGGAACCATCGCCCGGAACCCGACCAGTTGTTCTATTTCAGCGGCGGCCCCGGGGATTTCGAGCTGCCCAAGGACCTGCGCCATCTGGAGCGCGGGTTCCACGAAGTGTTTCGCGAACAGCTGTCCTATCACGCCATGGTCGAGATCGTGGACGGCCGCCACTACGTCCTGCTCCAGGACCAGAGCGACTTCGAAGAGCGCGAACGGGTGCTGTTCGCCGTGGTGCTGGTGGGCTTTGTGCTCAGCCTGGCGCTGGCGGTGTTCCTGGGGTGGGTCCTGGCCCGTCGGGTCATGGCGCCTGTGGTTCGCCTGGCCCGGCAAGTGCGGCACCGCGACCAGTTGCTTGGTCTGGCCCCACCGCTGGCGCCGGATTACGCGGCCGATGAAGTGGGCGAACTGGCCGTGGCGTTCGACGCCACGCTGGGCCAGCTACGCCAGGCCCTGACCCGCGAGCGTTTGTTCACCAGTGATGTGAGCCACGAGTTGCGTACGCCGTTGATGGTCCTGGCGACCTCGTGCGAACTGTTGCTGGAAAACCCGGCGCTGGATCAGCGCGGTCGCACCCAGGTCGAGCGGATCAACCGCGCCAGTGAGGAAATGCGAGAGTTGGTCCAGACCTTCCTGATGCTCGCCAGGGCTCGGCGCGAAGACAACGGCATGTCACCTCGGGCGACCCTCGCGCAGGTGGCCGAGAACCTTCTCGGGGTGTGGCGCGCGCCCATCGAATCCAAGGGCCTGACGCTGATCTTCGAACCGGGGCAGACCCTTGAGACGCTCTACAACGCCACCTTCCTGACCGCCGTGATGGGAAACCTGCTACGCAACGCCCTGCACTACACCGACCAGGGGTTTATCCGTCTTTCGCTGACCGCCACCGGTTTCGTGGTGGAAGACAGCGGCGTGGGCATCCCCGAAGAGAAGCGCGAGGCGATGTTCGAGCCGTTCGTGCGCGGTAACGAGCAGCGCGGCGAGGGCTTGGGACTGGGGCTGTCGCTGGTGCAGCGGATCTGCGAAAACCAGGGCTGGACCGTGAGCCTCAGCACGATGGAGCCTAACGGCTGCCGTTTTGAAGTGCAGTTGAACCCGACGGGATAA
- a CDS encoding XRE family transcriptional regulator, whose protein sequence is MRILLVEDNRDILANLADYLGLKGYTVDCAQDGLSGLHLAATEHYDLIVLDIMLPGIDGYTLCKRLREDARRDTPVIMLTARDQLDDRLQGFKSGADDYLIKPFALSELAARIEAVMRRAQGGGRRALQVGDLSYDLDTLEVTREGKLLKLNPVGLKLLAVLMQKSPHVLRREILEEALWGDDCPDSDSLRSHVHQLRQVIDKPFEKPLLHTVHGVGYRLAEGRDGV, encoded by the coding sequence ATGCGAATTCTATTGGTCGAAGACAACCGCGACATCCTGGCCAACCTGGCCGACTACCTGGGGCTCAAGGGCTACACCGTCGATTGTGCCCAGGACGGTCTGTCGGGGTTGCACCTGGCGGCGACCGAGCACTACGACCTGATCGTGCTCGACATCATGCTGCCGGGCATCGACGGCTACACCTTGTGCAAGCGCCTGCGTGAAGACGCCCGCCGCGACACGCCGGTGATCATGCTCACCGCCCGGGACCAGTTGGACGATCGCCTGCAAGGCTTCAAGTCCGGGGCCGACGATTACCTGATCAAGCCTTTTGCCCTGTCGGAACTGGCTGCGCGGATCGAGGCGGTCATGCGCCGGGCCCAGGGGGGTGGACGGCGGGCGTTGCAGGTCGGTGACCTGAGCTACGACCTCGACACCCTGGAAGTGACCCGCGAAGGCAAGCTGCTCAAGCTCAACCCGGTCGGCCTGAAGCTGCTGGCGGTGCTGATGCAGAAAAGCCCCCATGTGTTGCGCCGGGAAATCCTCGAAGAAGCGCTCTGGGGCGATGATTGTCCGGACAGCGACAGCCTGCGCAGCCATGTCCATCAACTGCGCCAGGTGATCGACAAACCGTTCGAAAAACCCTTGCTGCACACTGTGCACGGCGTCGGTTATCGCTTGGCCGAGGGGCGCGATGGAGTTTAA
- a CDS encoding phosphoesterase: MVSTAIRPASRPLNLRIALGLPAAVAVILVLLELTTLDMGLAHLFYDATGGGFIGRHSYFLEDILHDRAKEVVIAFSVVAVLGFIATFFNARLKPFKRELGCLVLSLALATSFVTPMKAVTAVQCPWSLKEFGGKETYSELLSPRPATDKPGRCWPGGHAATGFTLFALFFVLRDRRPRLARRAFVLALGLGTVFSIGRMMQGAHFFSHNVWTAVFCWLICLGCYYFILYRPAATTDRVALPAPARG; encoded by the coding sequence ATGGTTTCCACCGCCATCCGCCCTGCTTCCAGGCCGCTTAACCTGCGGATCGCCCTGGGGCTGCCCGCCGCCGTCGCGGTCATCCTGGTGCTATTGGAACTGACCACCCTGGACATGGGTCTGGCCCACTTGTTCTATGACGCCACCGGTGGCGGGTTCATTGGCCGTCACAGTTACTTTTTGGAAGACATCCTCCACGACCGTGCCAAGGAGGTAGTCATCGCCTTTTCCGTGGTGGCGGTCCTGGGGTTTATCGCCACGTTCTTCAACGCTCGACTCAAGCCGTTCAAACGCGAACTCGGCTGCCTGGTCCTGTCCCTGGCGCTGGCCACGTCGTTCGTCACACCGATGAAGGCCGTGACGGCCGTGCAATGCCCCTGGAGCCTCAAGGAGTTCGGCGGCAAGGAAACCTACAGCGAATTGCTGAGCCCGCGACCGGCCACCGACAAGCCTGGGCGATGCTGGCCCGGCGGCCATGCCGCGACCGGCTTCACCCTGTTTGCCCTGTTCTTCGTCCTGCGTGACCGCCGGCCACGCCTGGCCAGACGCGCGTTCGTCCTGGCCCTCGGCCTGGGCACGGTGTTTTCCATCGGCAGGATGATGCAGGGGGCGCACTTCTTTTCCCACAACGTCTGGACCGCGGTGTTCTGCTGGCTGATTTGCCTGGGTTGCTACTACTTCATTCTTTACCGACCCGCCGCCACGACGGATCGCGTAGCCCTGCCCGCCCCCGCCCGGGGCTGA
- the groEL gene encoding molecular chaperone GroEL (60 kDa chaperone family; promotes refolding of misfolded polypeptides especially under stressful conditions; forms two stacked rings of heptamers to form a barrel-shaped 14mer; ends can be capped by GroES; misfolded proteins enter the barrel where they are refolded when GroES binds; many bacteria have multiple copies of the groEL gene which are active under different environmental conditions; the B.japonicum protein in this cluster is expressed constitutively; in Rhodobacter, Corynebacterium and Rhizobium this protein is essential for growth) has protein sequence MAAKEVKFGDSARKKMLTGVNVLADAVKATLGPKGRNVIIEKSFGAPTITKDGVSVAKEIELEDRFENMGAQLVKDVASRANDDAGDGTTTATVLAQSIVNEGLKAVAAGMNPMDLKRGIDKATIAIVKELKGLSKPCADFKAIAQVGTISANSDNSIGDIIAEAMEKVGKEGVITVEEGSGLENELSVVEGMQFDRGYLSPYFVNKPDTMVAELDGPLILLVDKKISNIREMLPVLEAVAKAGRPLLIVAEDVEGEALATLVVNNMRGIVKVAAVKAPGFGDRRKAMLQDIAVLTGGTVISEEIGLSLESTTLEHLGNAKRVTLSKENTIIVDGAGVQGDIEARISQIRAQVAETSSDYDREKLQERLAKLSGGVAVIKVGAGSEVEMKEKKARVEDALHATRAAVEEGVVPGGGVALIRALEALTELKGDNADQNVGIAVLRRAVEAPLRQIVANSGDEPSVVVDKVKNGQGSFGYNAASGEYGDMIEMGILDPTKVTRSALQAAASIGGLILTTEAAVADAPKKEGAAGGGMPDMGGMGGMGGMM, from the coding sequence ATGGCTGCTAAAGAAGTTAAATTCGGCGATTCCGCCCGCAAGAAAATGCTCACCGGTGTCAACGTCCTGGCTGACGCAGTAAAAGCGACCCTGGGCCCGAAAGGCCGCAACGTGATCATCGAGAAGAGCTTCGGCGCTCCGACCATCACCAAGGACGGCGTTTCCGTAGCCAAGGAAATCGAACTGGAAGACCGTTTCGAGAACATGGGCGCGCAGCTGGTCAAAGACGTTGCCTCCCGTGCCAACGATGACGCCGGCGACGGCACCACCACCGCCACCGTCCTGGCCCAGTCGATCGTCAACGAAGGCCTGAAAGCCGTCGCTGCCGGCATGAACCCGATGGACCTCAAGCGCGGCATCGACAAGGCGACCATCGCCATCGTCAAGGAGCTCAAGGGCCTGTCCAAGCCTTGCGCTGACTTCAAGGCCATCGCTCAGGTAGGCACCATCTCCGCCAACTCCGACAACTCCATCGGCGACATCATTGCCGAAGCCATGGAAAAAGTCGGTAAAGAAGGCGTGATCACCGTTGAAGAAGGCTCGGGCCTGGAAAACGAACTGTCGGTCGTCGAAGGCATGCAGTTCGACCGCGGCTACCTGTCGCCGTACTTCGTCAACAAGCCGGACACCATGGTGGCCGAGCTGGACGGCCCGCTGATCCTGCTGGTCGACAAGAAAATCTCCAACATCCGCGAAATGCTGCCGGTGCTGGAAGCCGTTGCCAAGGCTGGCCGTCCTCTGCTGATCGTGGCCGAAGACGTTGAAGGCGAAGCCCTGGCGACCCTGGTCGTGAACAACATGCGTGGCATCGTCAAGGTTGCTGCGGTCAAGGCCCCTGGCTTCGGCGACCGCCGCAAGGCCATGCTGCAGGACATCGCCGTCCTGACCGGCGGTACCGTGATCTCCGAAGAGATCGGCCTGAGCCTGGAAAGCACCACCCTGGAGCACCTGGGTAACGCCAAGCGCGTCACCCTGTCCAAGGAAAACACCATCATCGTCGACGGTGCTGGCGTTCAAGGTGACATCGAAGCGCGCATTAGCCAGATCCGTGCCCAGGTTGCCGAAACTTCCTCGGACTACGACCGTGAAAAACTGCAAGAGCGCCTGGCCAAGCTGTCCGGCGGCGTTGCGGTGATCAAGGTTGGCGCCGGTTCCGAAGTCGAAATGAAAGAGAAGAAAGCCCGCGTTGAAGACGCCCTGCACGCTACCCGTGCAGCCGTTGAAGAAGGCGTGGTACCTGGCGGTGGCGTTGCGCTGATCCGCGCACTGGAAGCCCTGACCGAACTCAAGGGCGACAACGCTGACCAGAACGTGGGCATCGCTGTTCTGCGTCGCGCTGTTGAAGCGCCGCTGCGTCAGATCGTTGCCAACTCCGGCGACGAGCCAAGCGTCGTGGTCGACAAGGTCAAGAACGGCCAAGGCAGCTTCGGCTACAACGCTGCGTCGGGCGAGTACGGCGACATGATCGAAATGGGTATCCTGGACCCAACCAAGGTCACCCGTTCGGCCCTGCAGGCAGCGGCTTCCATCGGCGGTCTGATCCTGACCACCGAAGCAGCCGTGGCTGACGCACCGAAGAAAGAAGGTGCAGCTGGCGGCGGTATGCCAGACATGGGCGGCATGGGTGGCATGGGCGGCATGATGTAA
- a CDS encoding molecular chaperone GroES, producing MKLRPLHDRVVIRRSEEEKKTAGGIVLPGSAAEKANHGEVLAVGTGRVLDSGEVRALAVKVGDKVVFGPYSGSNTVKVDGEDLLVMSENEILAVIEG from the coding sequence ATGAAGCTTCGTCCTCTGCATGACCGCGTCGTCATCCGTCGCAGCGAAGAAGAGAAGAAAACCGCTGGCGGTATCGTCCTGCCAGGTTCGGCTGCTGAAAAAGCCAACCACGGTGAAGTTCTCGCTGTAGGTACCGGCCGCGTGCTGGACAGCGGTGAAGTGCGTGCGCTGGCCGTGAAAGTGGGTGACAAGGTTGTGTTCGGCCCTTACTCCGGCAGCAACACCGTGAAAGTCGACGGCGAAGACCTGTTGGTAATGAGCGAGAACGAGATCCTCGCTGTTATCGAAGGCTGA
- a CDS encoding exclusion suppressor FxsA: protein MRPFLLLFLLFPVLELFVFVKVSGAVGFFPALLLVILGSMLGVFVLRIAGLATALRARESLNRGELPAQTMLEGLMLALGGGLLILPGFISDVLGLVLLLPFTRRMLANKMRQRAEEQAMRQRAFADDLQPRGGPAPREPVGREPTVIEGEFEHRDSK from the coding sequence ATGCGCCCTTTTTTGTTGCTCTTTCTGCTGTTCCCGGTGTTGGAGCTGTTCGTATTCGTCAAGGTCAGCGGTGCGGTCGGGTTTTTCCCGGCGCTGCTGCTGGTCATTCTCGGCTCGATGCTCGGCGTGTTCGTGCTGCGCATCGCCGGCCTCGCCACGGCATTGCGTGCCCGTGAAAGCCTGAACCGCGGCGAACTGCCTGCCCAGACCATGCTCGAAGGCCTGATGCTGGCCCTGGGTGGCGGCCTGTTGATCCTGCCAGGCTTCATCAGCGACGTGCTGGGCCTGGTCCTGCTGCTGCCGTTCACCCGGCGCATGCTCGCCAACAAGATGCGCCAGCGCGCCGAGGAGCAGGCGATGCGTCAGCGCGCGTTCGCCGATGACCTCCAGCCCCGTGGCGGCCCGGCCCCACGAGAGCCGGTGGGCCGCGAGCCGACGGTGATCGAAGGTGAATTCGAACACCGCGACTCCAAGTAA
- a CDS encoding heme iron utilization protein, whose product MSVEAAKLARELLLKEYRGVLSTHSKSMPGFPFGSVVPYCLDAQGQPLILISRIAQHTHNLQKDPKCSMLVGERGAQDVQAVGRLTCMAQARKLQDSAAIEAAAERYYRYFPESQNYHKAHDFDFWVLDPVRHRYIGGFGAIHWIDQVTLANPFAGQAEASMIEHMNADHAKAIAHYVTLAGLPDCEPAQMVGIDSEGMHLRIGQGLYWLAFPSPCNTPTQVREALVYLAHAEQWPKNAEANA is encoded by the coding sequence TTGAGCGTTGAAGCTGCCAAGCTTGCCCGAGAGCTGCTGCTCAAGGAATACCGTGGAGTGTTATCCACCCATTCCAAATCCATGCCCGGCTTCCCGTTCGGCTCCGTCGTGCCGTATTGCCTGGATGCGCAGGGCCAGCCGCTGATCCTGATCAGCCGCATTGCCCAGCACACCCACAATCTGCAGAAAGACCCCAAGTGTTCGATGCTGGTGGGCGAGCGAGGGGCGCAAGACGTGCAGGCCGTGGGGCGCCTGACATGCATGGCACAGGCACGCAAACTCCAGGACAGCGCCGCCATCGAGGCCGCTGCCGAGCGCTATTACCGTTATTTCCCCGAATCGCAGAACTACCACAAGGCCCACGATTTCGACTTCTGGGTGCTCGACCCGGTGCGTCATCGCTACATCGGCGGCTTCGGTGCGATTCATTGGATCGACCAGGTCACCCTGGCCAATCCCTTTGCCGGCCAGGCCGAGGCGAGCATGATCGAACACATGAACGCCGATCACGCCAAGGCCATCGCCCATTACGTGACACTGGCCGGACTGCCGGACTGCGAGCCGGCACAGATGGTCGGCATCGACAGCGAAGGCATGCACCTGCGCATTGGCCAGGGGCTGTACTGGCTGGCGTTTCCCAGTCCTTGCAACACGCCGACACAAGTGCGCGAAGCCTTGGTTTACCTGGCTCACGCCGAGCAATGGCCGAAAAATGCAGAGGCGAACGCTTGA
- the fabG gene encoding 3-ketoacyl-ACP reductase (Catalyzes the first of the two reduction steps in the elongation cycle of fatty acid synthesis), which translates to MQLTDKVIIITGGCQGLGRSMAEYLAGRGAKLALVDLNQEKLDQAVAACVAKGVEARAYLCNVANEEQVSDMVARVAEDFGAIHGLINNAGILRDGLLLKVKDGEISKMSLAQWQAVIDVNLTGVFLCTREVAAKMVELKNSGAIINISSISRAGNVGQTNYSAAKAGVAAATVTWAKELARYGIRVAGIAPGFIETEMTLGMKPEALEKMTSGIPLKRMGRPEEIAHSAAYIFENDYYTGRILEMDGGLRI; encoded by the coding sequence ATGCAACTCACTGACAAAGTAATCATTATCACTGGCGGTTGCCAGGGCCTGGGGCGCTCCATGGCCGAGTACCTGGCGGGCAGGGGCGCGAAGCTTGCCCTGGTCGACCTCAATCAGGAGAAGCTCGACCAGGCCGTGGCCGCGTGCGTGGCCAAGGGCGTCGAGGCCCGGGCGTACCTGTGCAACGTGGCCAATGAAGAACAGGTGAGCGACATGGTCGCCCGAGTGGCCGAGGATTTCGGCGCGATCCATGGTCTGATCAACAATGCCGGGATCCTGCGCGACGGCCTGCTGCTCAAGGTCAAGGACGGCGAAATAAGCAAGATGAGCCTGGCCCAATGGCAAGCCGTGATCGACGTCAACCTCACCGGCGTGTTCCTGTGCACCCGCGAAGTGGCGGCGAAAATGGTCGAGCTGAAGAACAGCGGCGCGATCATCAACATTTCCTCGATTTCCCGCGCCGGCAACGTCGGCCAGACCAACTACTCCGCCGCCAAGGCCGGCGTGGCCGCCGCCACCGTGACCTGGGCCAAGGAACTGGCGCGCTACGGCATTCGTGTCGCCGGCATTGCCCCGGGCTTCATCGAGACTGAAATGACCCTGGGCATGAAACCCGAGGCCCTGGAAAAAATGACCTCGGGCATCCCGCTCAAACGCATGGGCAGGCCCGAGGAAATCGCCCATTCGGCGGCGTACATCTTCGAGAACGACTACTACACCGGCCGGATCCTGGAAATGGATGGCGGGTTGCGGATCTAA
- a CDS encoding ATP-binding protein, with protein MSAVNRAAVEAVLRQYTDPYLNQDPVSAGCVRAIDVQGDRVHVQLEIGYAADLFKKGWAQMLQMAIEGLDGVAAAQVDITSVIAAHKAQAQVPGLANVKNVIAVASGKGGVGKSTTAANLALALAREGARVGILDADIYGPSQGIMFGIAEGTRPQVKDQKWFVPLKSHGVEVMSMAFLTDDNTPMVWRGPMVSGALLQLVTQTAWGDLDYLVIDMPPGTGDIQLTLAQKVPVAGAVIVTTPQDLALLDARKGVEMFRKVNIPVLGVVENMAVHICSNCGHAEHLFGEGGGEKLATQYGVELLASLPLSMLIREQADGGKPTVSAEPDSQIAMVYQELARHVGARIVLQEAAMPAMPNITISDD; from the coding sequence ATGAGCGCCGTCAATCGCGCAGCGGTGGAAGCCGTCCTTCGCCAGTACACCGACCCCTACCTGAACCAGGACCCGGTCAGCGCCGGATGCGTGCGTGCCATCGATGTCCAGGGCGATCGCGTCCACGTCCAGTTGGAAATCGGCTACGCCGCCGACCTGTTCAAGAAGGGCTGGGCGCAAATGCTGCAGATGGCGATCGAAGGCCTGGATGGCGTGGCGGCCGCCCAAGTCGACATCACCAGCGTGATCGCCGCCCACAAGGCCCAGGCCCAGGTGCCGGGGCTGGCGAACGTCAAGAACGTGATCGCCGTGGCCTCCGGCAAGGGCGGCGTGGGCAAATCCACCACCGCCGCCAACCTGGCCTTGGCGCTGGCCCGTGAAGGGGCCAGGGTGGGGATCCTCGACGCCGATATCTATGGCCCGAGCCAGGGCATCATGTTCGGTATCGCCGAAGGTACCCGGCCGCAGGTCAAGGACCAGAAATGGTTCGTGCCGCTCAAGTCCCATGGCGTGGAAGTCATGTCCATGGCGTTCCTGACCGATGACAACACGCCGATGGTCTGGCGCGGGCCGATGGTGTCTGGCGCCTTGCTGCAACTGGTGACGCAGACCGCCTGGGGCGACCTGGATTACCTGGTGATCGACATGCCGCCAGGCACCGGCGATATCCAGCTGACCCTGGCGCAGAAAGTCCCGGTGGCCGGCGCGGTGATCGTCACCACGCCCCAGGACCTGGCCCTGCTGGATGCGCGCAAGGGCGTGGAGATGTTCCGCAAGGTCAACATCCCGGTGCTGGGCGTGGTGGAAAACATGGCCGTGCACATCTGCTCTAACTGCGGGCACGCCGAGCATCTGTTCGGCGAAGGCGGCGGGGAAAAACTGGCGACCCAGTACGGCGTCGAACTGCTGGCCTCGCTGCCGCTGTCGATGCTGATCCGTGAGCAGGCCGACGGCGGCAAGCCCACCGTGAGCGCCGAGCCGGACAGCCAGATCGCTATGGTCTACCAGGAACTGGCTCGCCACGTAGGCGCGCGGATCGTGTTGCAGGAAGCCGCCATGCCGGCGATGCCGAACATCACCATCAGCGACGACTGA